One region of Eupeodes corollae chromosome 1, idEupCoro1.1, whole genome shotgun sequence genomic DNA includes:
- the LOC129940382 gene encoding eukaryotic translation initiation factor 4 gamma 2: MYAQLCKRLSKEAPNFEENSTDKCTFLRLLLAICRDSFNNRLKPTEIINDSNNATGNTSTTNNNESTEKHQLTQEEEEKRHLAKQRMLGNVKFIGELNKLEMLSKKILHQCILHLLDKKKKRTTTQQEMCEDMECLSQLLRTCGKNLDNTEQGKDMMNSYFERLERRSISTEYPPRIRFMLKDVIELRANNWVPRKVATTEGPVPIKQIRTDDDTPIRTPYANRNRDMRNNDRDNDNWMNRFPLNLQPGFNDMFGSLSVSGSSPIMSPGYNNNRQYNNQRNNQNNHHNNYNNRYNKHNNGQHNNNGGGQHNNNMHNNQSSQYNQMLNNKELAPRFKSKLMSANQDAVENLQMRPAANSLLFKVAVQNSKQPPLLPMSTHPPQSGGGNGQQTGNSSASSSTSQLSANHYPLLATPASLNQNRPSSTPSSEYQYSTDAESSKPTATISATEKVLKSIASSPNFSTAASGSNDDISAQSGSQSNKKTSSDSGENNNTQNNKQGTSEKNSSGAGQAGGKQAKKDKAFNKDEVLKRTSAFFKENFYTNDKETSAVVEEFVQLKVPEKCMKDVCINLVMDVLDKSDQYFDKLIEFLQSLRKQSLIKANVVLEVFKQVVNRMNEREVIIPRIATLVACLLSKAVASANLLKLTEVAAFTENGQHYPLFLLVLQQLHKSLGRDTLEEMFRASKIDLMKSLPEADRNKTRLAEILDDRSLAFLYPLLKVQAEMLKQLQTDSNPQAFYKWIKTTVDAKYYKDPGFVTALMTVILKYITEETNLASSAETKRNPEKSMIEKEQVLLHKYCQILETFLNGNIDLQLIALYALQMFCYNANFPKGMLCRWFKNLYEASVIEEEAFLLWKEEISDKYPGKGTALFQVNNWLTWLEEAESEDEED, from the exons ATGTATGCGCAATTATGCAAACGATTATCGAAAGAAGCgccaaattttgaagaaaactcAACCGATAAATGCACGTTCTTGCGTTTACTATTAGCCATTTGCCGTGACAGTTTTAATAATCGTTTGAAACCGACTGAAATAATAAACGATAGTAATAATGCCACCGGCAACACAAGTACCACAAACAATAATGAATCAACCGAAAAACACCAACTTACCCAAGAGGAAGAGGAAAAACGCCATTTGGCCAAACAGCGAATGCTTGGTAATGTCAAGTTTATCGGCGAACTCAATAAATTGGAAATGCTTTCGAAGAAAATTTTACATCAATGCATATTGCACTTGttggacaaaaagaaaaaacgcaCCACAACACAACAAGAGATGTGCGAAGATATGGAATGTTTATCCCAGTTACTTAGAACTTGCGGAAAGAATCTGGATAATACAGAACAGGGCAAAGACATGATGAATAGTTATTTCGAAAGACTGGAACGACGATCTATATCGACTGAGTATCCTCCTAGAATTCGCTTCATGCTGAAGGATGTCATCGAATTGCGTGCTAACAATTGGGTACCTCGCAAAGTGGCTACCACTGAGGGTCCTGTACCAATTAAACAGATTCGAACCGACGACGATACGCCTATCCGAACGCCATACGCAAATCGCAATCGTGATATGCGCAATAACGATCGTGATAACGACAACTGGATGAATCGATTCCCATTGAATCTTCAGCCTGGCTTCAATGATATGTTTGGCAGTTTAAGTGTCAGTGGATCATCTCCAATAATGTCACc tggctaCAACAACAATCGCCAATACAACAATCAAAGAAACAATCAGAACAACCATCACAACAACTATAACAATCGCTACAACAAGCACAACAACGGGCAGCATAACAATAACGGCGGTGGTCAGCATAACAACAACATGCACAACAACCAATCATCACAGTACAACCAAATGTTAAATAACAAAGAGTTAGCGCCACGTTTCAAGAGCAAGTTAATGTCCGCCAATCAAGATGCCGTGGAGAACTTGCAAATGCGACCGGCTGCTAACAGTTTGTTGTTTAAAGTTGCTGTCCAGAACTCTAAACAACCCCCATTGCTGCCAATGTCTACCCATCCACCTCAAAGTGGAGGAGGCAATGGTCAGCAGACTGGTAATTCGTCGGCTTCCTCTTCGACGTCACAATTATCAGCAAATCACTATCCTCTCTTGGCTACACCAGCCTCGCTGAATCAAAATCGCCCAAGCTCAACTCCATCGAGCGAATACCAATACTCGACTGACGCAGAGTCTTCAAAGCCGACCGCAACCATAAGCGCCACAGAGAAGGTGCTCAAGTCGATTGCTTCGTCGCCAAATTTCAGCACCGCGGCTTCCGGCAGCAACGATGACATCTCAGCCCAGTCAGGCTCCCAATCGAACAAGAAAACAAGCAGCGACAGTGGAGAAAACAATAACAcccaaaacaacaaacaaggaACGTCCGAGAAGAATTCCTCCGGGGCAGGCCAAGCGGGCGGCAAACAAGCAAAGAAGGACAAGGCATTCAACAAGGATGAAGTCCTCAAGCGAACATCTGCATTCTTCAAGGAAAACTTCTACACCAACGACAAGGAGACTAGTGCTGTGGTTGAAGAATTTGTCCAATTGAAGGTCCCAGAGAAGTGCATGAAGGATGTCTGCATCAATTTGGTTATGGACGTTTTGGACAAGTCCGATCAGTACTTCGATAAGCTGATTGAATTCCTTCAATCACTACGCAAACAGTCGCTCATCAAGGCCAACGTAGTGCTTGAAGTATTCAAACAAGTTGTCAATCGCATGAATGAACGGGAAGTCATCATCCCACGCATTGCCACTCTAGTGGCTTGTCTATTGTCCAAGGCAGTGGCCAGCGCCAACTTGTTGAAACTTACCGAAGTGGCTGCCTTCACCGAGAACGGTCAACACTATCCTCTGTTCTTGTTAGTGCTGCAGCAATTGCATAAGTCCCTTGGCCGTGATACCCTCGAGGAGATGTTCAGAGCGAGCAAGATCGATCTGATGAAGAGCCTTCCCGAGGCCGATCGCAATAAGACACGTTTGGCTGAAATCCTTGACGACCGTTCATTGGCATTCTTATATCCCCTGCTGAAGGTACAAGCTGAGATGTTGAAACAGCTGCAAACTGATTCGAATCCACAGGCCTTCTACAAGTGGATTAAGACCACCGTCGATGCTAAGTATTACAAAGATCCCGGATTTGTTACAGCTCTAATGACTgtcatattaaaatatataacagag GAAACAAATCTTGCATCGTCAGCAGAAACTAAGAGGAATCCAGAAAAATCAATGATTGAAAAGGAACAGGTTCTTTTACACAAATACTGCCAAATTTTGGAGACTTTCCTCAATGGAAACATCGATCTACAATTAATTGCCCTCTATGCTTTACAAATGTTTTGTTACAATGCAAATTTCCccaaag GTATGTTATGCCGGTGGTTTAAAAATCTCTATGAAGCGAGCGTTATAGAGGAAGAAGCATTCTTGCTGTGGAAAGAAGAGATCTCAGACAAGTATCCAGGAAAAGGAACCGCACTGTTCCAGGTGAACAATTGGCTTACATGGCTCGAAGAAGCCGAGtctgaagatgaagaagattaa